The DNA region CGTTATTTATGTTGTCAAAGAGCATTTTTTAGATGCTTGGAACCGAAAGGAAAAAACTTACACTTTATCCGTTCGCCATTATGAGCATATGCTCATAATGGCGGCTTGATTGAGTTCTGACTTTTTACGAGACCGTCAATATTGATCAGCGTATAAAAATCCGGGCCATGTTCGATCTGGGCAAAGACTACCGGAAAGGGGGATTTCTGAGCCGCGCCCTCAAGACCTTCCTCGAGGTGGCACGGCACGACCCTTCGGATGCAAAGGTTTTAAAAGAGATCGAAAAGATCTACGAAGAATTGAAGGATTGGGAAAACGCCTACGAGACTCGACAGAAGATTGCGCGATTGGAGAAGGGGGATCACCACCACATCCTGGCGCACCATCTGGTTGAAACAGGAAAGAAATACCAGGAGAGTGGGGATTCGGGAAGGGCAAAGTCTCTCTTTTCCAAAGCCATATCCACGGACAGGCGGTGTGTGGACGCCTATCTTCATCTGGGAGATCTCTATTTTGCCAAACAGGAGTACAAGAAGGCAATCTCCACCTGGAAAAAGGTCGTGGAGATCACCCCCCAGTTCACATTTCTGGCATATCGCCGGCTCGAAGGGGCCTACTCCCGTATGAGGGATCTGGAGCCGGTGGGGAATTTCCTGAAGGAGTGCTCACGGTCCAACGCCGACGCATTTACCCACATGGCCCTGGCCCGCTACCTGAATAACGAAAACGATGCGGAAGGTGCACTGGGGGAAATCCAAAAGGCGCTCGAACTGGATCCCTCTTTCTGGGAGGCCAGACGATTCAAGGGTGAGATCCTCCTGAACCAGGGGATGGAAAGAGATGTGATCAACGAATATCGTGACCTCATCGTGCATCTCAACGTGCCCTACCTGAGGTTCCAATGCGGAAACTGCGGCTTCGAACCTGCCGAACTTCAGTGGAAGTGCCCCCAGTGCAACCGATGGGATACCATCGGCATGATGGATTCCAAGGGAGCAGCCGTCTAATTTCGCTTTCGGAACGTCTGCGATGGATGGGCGACTCAGGAAAGGCATCAGACAAGGGGGTATGGATCTGAATTTTTCAGCGCAACCGTCAATGAAAGATACGCAATCGTCAATTTCCAATTCCAAATGACCCTAATGACACCTATGCTGAGGCAATACATGGGCATCAAGGATCAATTCCCTGATGCCATTTTATTTTTTCGCATGGGTGATTTCTATGAAATGTTTTTTGATGATGCGCGTATCGCTTCCAAGATCTTGGGCATCACCCTGACCTCCCGGGGGACCTACAATGGAGACAAGGTGCCCATGTGCGGCATTCCCCACCATGCGCACCGAACCTATATCGGAAAACTGCTGGACAACGGCTGGAAGGTGGCCATCTGTGAACAGATGGGAGACCCCGGATCGACCAAGGGGATTGTGCAGCGGGAGGTCGTGAGGCTGGTCACGCCCGGATCGGTCGTGGATGAAAAGGAACTGGATGAAAAAACCCCGCTCTTCATGGCTGCCGTGTCGGGAGATGAAGACGCCTACGGACTGGCGCATGCGGACCTTTCTACGGGGGAGTTCAGGGTGACCCAGATGGGGTCTTTTGAGGCGGTTTTGGATGAACTGGCGAGGATCAATCCGGCCGAGGTCCTGATCCCTGAAAACACCCAACAACCGACCCGGAAGGGTCTTTCCGGTTACCGGCTGGAGGTGCTGAAAAGGGATTTTTATGATCCCCGTGATGCAGCATCCCTTCTGAAGGAGCAATTGCAGGTAAGATCCCTGGCCGGATTCGGATGCCGGGATATGCCCCAGGGAATCATCGCAGCCGGGGCCATCGTTTCTTATCTGCGGGCCAGCCAAAAAGGATTCCCCGAGCACATCCGGGAGATCGTGACCTACCACCTGGGCGATTATATGATCTTGGACGAGTCCACATGCGCCCACCTGGAACTGCTGAAAACCATGAGAAGGCAATCGGTGAAAGGATCTCTGTTCCACATTCTGGATCACACCGTCACCCCGATGGGGAGCAGGCTCCTCAAGAACTGGATTTCTTATCCGCTTGTCAACCTTGATAAGATCCGGGAGCGATCAGCGGCTGTGGCCTGCCTCAAGGAGGCCCCCCTGCTGAGGAGAGAAATACGGGATGAACTGAAACAGATCTATGATATTGCGCGCCTGAACGGTCGGATCGCTCTCAAGCGGGCTAATGCAAGGGATCTTATCGCCCTTAAATCCTCCCTCCTGAGGCTCCCATTCATCAAAGATGCCCTCAAGGATTCCAACAGTACCCTGTTGGCCGCCATTGCCTCGGATCTGGATGCCCTCCGGGATATCGCACAGCTGATCGAAGTGTCGATCCATGAAGACCCGCCGGTCTCTCTGAAGGAAGGCGGGCTCATTAAAGAGGGGTATGACGACACACTGGACAGATTGATCTCTTTAGGCCGGGATGGAAAGCGCTGGATCGCCAGATTCGCCCGTTTAGAGCAGGAAAAGACCGGAATATCGAGCCTCAAGGTCGGCTTCAATAAGGTTTTCGGGTATTATATCGAGGTCACCAGGGCCAATCTCCATCTCGTACCCAGCGACTATATCCGGAAGCAGACTCTGGCCAATGGCGAACGCTATATTACGGAGGCGTTGAAGGTCAAGGAAGGGGAGGTATTGGGTGCCGAAGAAAAGAGAGTCGAACTGGAAGCCGGGATCTTTGAAGGCATCCGGGAAAAAATTGCGCTCGAGAATCAACGGGTGAGAGAGACGGCGGCGCGTATCTCACAGGTGGATGTGATTGCCGGACTCGCAGAGGCCGCGGAGAACAACGATTATACCTGTCCGGAAGTAAACGACGGCACCGTGCTCGATATTCTTCAGGGAAGACACCCCGTCATCGAATTGAGCGTCAGAGAGGAGGAGTTCGTCCCCAATGATATCCATTTGGATTCTGAAAAACAGCAGGTGATGATCATCACCGGTCCGAATATGGCAGGCAAATCCACTATCCTGCGGCAGACGGCATTGACCGTGCTGATGGCCCAGATGGGGGGGTTCGTGCCCGCGTCAAGGGCGGTCATCGGACTGGTTGACCGCATTTTTACCAGGGTGGGCGCATCAGACGATCTGGCAAAAGGACAGAGCACCTTCATGGTAGAGATGAATGAAACCGCCAACATCCTGAGACATATGACCCCCAGAAGCCTGATCATCCTGGATGAGATCGGACGAGGAACCAGCACCTATGACGGCCTGAGTATTGCGTGGGCAATTGCAGAAGCCCTTCACGATAAGGAGGGGAAGGGCGTGCGGACGCTTTTCGCCACCCATTATCACGAACTGACCGAGCTGGTGGCCACCAAACAGAGAGTCAAGAATTTCAATATTGCGGTCAGGGAATGGAATGACAAGATTATCTTCCTGAGAAAGCTGGTCCCCGGGGGGACCAGCCGGAGTTACGGAATCCAGGTTGCCCAGATTGCGGGAATCCCGGCAACCGTTATCCGGCGGGCCAAGGAGATTTTAAATAACCTGGAGAAGTCCGAGGCCGATGAAACCGGCAGGCCGCGTCTGGCCCGTCATGGGGCCTCGGAATCAGGGGAAGGGGACATGGTGCAGTTGGCCCTTTTCGGGTCCGGGGATCGGGAAATGAGAGAATGGATAAAGGGTCTCGATCTGAACACCATGACTCCGGTGGACGCCCTGGTGACGCTCAACGATCTGAAGAAGCGGCTGGATTCAGGGCTGATGTAACAGAAGTTACGAGGCCAGCAATTCTCATTTCGGGAAAACAGCCATGTGGGAGTACCTTCCCCCGCTAAAGACGGGATCTGCGACAAGCCGCAAAACGTCGTGGCAAGATGCCACTCACACAGAAGTTGACGCGGGTTCTGCCTCATAATGAGGATTGCTGCAAGGCGATTCGGGTTGACGGAAACGCCTTAAGTGATGAAAATGCAAAAAGGTGATATAGGGCGACCGGTGCTGTTGACATGTTCAAAGGTTCCCCACCTCAACAGCGGGAATGAAGGTTCAGGGGTTTAGGGTCAACAAAGATCGTTGGGGCATGAAAAACAGGACTCATTACATCTGGATGGTTCTCTTCTTGGGGGGCATTTTGGTCGCGTCTCCGTCAGCCTTCTGCAAGAGCAAGGCGGGGCCGGAGATCCTGCTCGAGTCCGCCGTTCAGTGCAGAAAGGCCCTGGATGATTCTTCGGAGAAGAAGAAGTACCGTCATCAGTGGCTCAAATGCATAGAACGCTACAAAAAGGTCTATACAACATACCCTGGGAGCAATCAGGCCGTGTGGGCCTTTTATGGTTCAGC from Deltaproteobacteria bacterium includes:
- the mutS gene encoding DNA mismatch repair protein MutS; its protein translation is MTLMTPMLRQYMGIKDQFPDAILFFRMGDFYEMFFDDARIASKILGITLTSRGTYNGDKVPMCGIPHHAHRTYIGKLLDNGWKVAICEQMGDPGSTKGIVQREVVRLVTPGSVVDEKELDEKTPLFMAAVSGDEDAYGLAHADLSTGEFRVTQMGSFEAVLDELARINPAEVLIPENTQQPTRKGLSGYRLEVLKRDFYDPRDAASLLKEQLQVRSLAGFGCRDMPQGIIAAGAIVSYLRASQKGFPEHIREIVTYHLGDYMILDESTCAHLELLKTMRRQSVKGSLFHILDHTVTPMGSRLLKNWISYPLVNLDKIRERSAAVACLKEAPLLRREIRDELKQIYDIARLNGRIALKRANARDLIALKSSLLRLPFIKDALKDSNSTLLAAIASDLDALRDIAQLIEVSIHEDPPVSLKEGGLIKEGYDDTLDRLISLGRDGKRWIARFARLEQEKTGISSLKVGFNKVFGYYIEVTRANLHLVPSDYIRKQTLANGERYITEALKVKEGEVLGAEEKRVELEAGIFEGIREKIALENQRVRETAARISQVDVIAGLAEAAENNDYTCPEVNDGTVLDILQGRHPVIELSVREEEFVPNDIHLDSEKQQVMIITGPNMAGKSTILRQTALTVLMAQMGGFVPASRAVIGLVDRIFTRVGASDDLAKGQSTFMVEMNETANILRHMTPRSLIILDEIGRGTSTYDGLSIAWAIAEALHDKEGKGVRTLFATHYHELTELVATKQRVKNFNIAVREWNDKIIFLRKLVPGGTSRSYGIQVAQIAGIPATVIRRAKEILNNLEKSEADETGRPRLARHGASESGEGDMVQLALFGSGDREMREWIKGLDLNTMTPVDALVTLNDLKKRLDSGLM
- a CDS encoding tetratricopeptide repeat protein, with translation MFDLGKDYRKGGFLSRALKTFLEVARHDPSDAKVLKEIEKIYEELKDWENAYETRQKIARLEKGDHHHILAHHLVETGKKYQESGDSGRAKSLFSKAISTDRRCVDAYLHLGDLYFAKQEYKKAISTWKKVVEITPQFTFLAYRRLEGAYSRMRDLEPVGNFLKECSRSNADAFTHMALARYLNNENDAEGALGEIQKALELDPSFWEARRFKGEILLNQGMERDVINEYRDLIVHLNVPYLRFQCGNCGFEPAELQWKCPQCNRWDTIGMMDSKGAAV